The following coding sequences are from one Triticum dicoccoides isolate Atlit2015 ecotype Zavitan chromosome 4A, WEW_v2.0, whole genome shotgun sequence window:
- the LOC119284752 gene encoding uncharacterized protein LOC119284752, whose protein sequence is MPLEMLRNLISEMLAATLLIDVGEEVLQRWPSNPLRRYFFLSSRMGEKMTRKQVLIEIEALRIIARSRGMRLSMDHVLKEAEATVEMEEQALKEIQTTASETVEEQALKMIQAVRERVQDELKKSSLKKKVQDELKKSSLKKKPRRRKGKNKLPEEALSEPNAYDLHRNFWNSMFAGPRYGCYETTTSIPPMRFTDDVCDLAGPLETLQIFSVKVVGVKKGISWPLSLYGKIAARDTVDRNRNIIFDCERDNCEILYEDSPYLPLTGPSRAVVLSVHHSYIEVELKLKLDSGDEEFSYVSDAYIEIVPFNSFVMQRDLAGRLSTLQLTVAHIIHSVEATISVKVKHGEWPYGHGGLFTASTASINDMEVVLLGFEVDEVLPVKDDGHVKLFRRVVSVESKGKLEVLVEANPANDEEDVVSDDIYFTPKRSGRSHQMLKVGSCEMEVTVAWSLLLSYG, encoded by the exons ATGCCTCTGGAGATGTTGAGAAACCTGATATCTGAGATGCTAGCTGCGACACTATTGATAGATGTTGGGGAGGAGGTACTTCAGCGGTGGCCGAGTAATCCTCTGAGGAGGTATTTTTTCCTCAGTAGTCGTATGGGTGAGAAGATGACAAGGAAACAGGTTCTCATTGAGATAGAGGCTCTCAGAATAATTGCAAGGTCCAGAGGTATGCGACTGTCAATGGATCACGTTCTCAAAGAGGCAGAGGCTACTGTGGAAATGGAGGAACAGGCTCTCAAGGAGATTCAGACTACTGCCAGCGAAACAGTAGAGGAACAAGCTCTCAAGATGATTCAGGCTGTCAGGGAAAGAGTACAGGACGAGTTGAAGAAGAGCTCTCTGAAGAAAAAAGTACAGGACGAGTTGAAGAAGAGCTCTCTGAAGAAAAAGCCGAGGAGGCGAAAGGGTAAGAACAAGCTTCCGGAGGAGGCCCTCTCTGAACCAAATGCCTACGATCTTCATCGAAATTTCTGGAATTCAATGTTTGCTGGCCCACGATATGGTTGCTACGAGACCACAA CTTCTATCCCTCCCATGCGATTCACTGATGATGTATGTGACCTCGCTGGCCCACTTGAGACTCTTCAGATTTTTTCAGTCAAAGTCGTTGGAGTAAAGAAGGGGATATCTTGGCCACTTAGTCTCTATGGCAAGATTGCGGCACGCGACACAGTTGATCGCAATCGCAATATCATCTTTGATTGTGAGAGGGATAACTGTGAAATCCTCTACGAGGAT AGTCCGTATTTACCTCTCACCGGTCCTTCCCGTGCTGTTGTGTTGTCGGTACATCATTCATATATCGAGGTTGAGTTAAAACTCAAGCTAGATTCTGGTGATGAAGAATTCAGCTACGTATCTGATGCCTACATCGAGATTGTCCCTTTTAACTCCTTCGTCATGCAACGAGATTTGGCTGGCAGGCTTAGCACGTTGCAGCTAACTGTGGCCCACATTATTCATTCCGTGGAGGCTACAATTAGTGTCAAAGTCAAACATGGGGAATGGCCATATGGCCATGGAGGCCTATTTACTGCGTCTACTGCTAGCATCAATGACATGGAAGTTGTGCTTCTTGGATTTGAGGTTGATGAGGTCCTACCTGTTAAGGATGATGGGCATGTCAAGCTTTTTCGTCGCGTCGTTAGCGTTGAAAGCAAAGGAAAGCTCGAAGTCTTGGTGGAAGCAAACCCTGCCAATGATGAAGAGGATGTAGTTAGCGACGACATCTATTTCACACCCAAGAGATCTGGTAGGAGCCACCAAATGCTCAAGGTTGGCTCTTGTGAGATGGAGGTAACGGTGGCGTGGTCTCTCCTTTTGTCTTATGGATGA
- the LOC119284753 gene encoding protein UPSTREAM OF FLC-like, which yields MEAAGEGRKLHHHAGGGRAQMEASPERGRPAYASAVTARSAPARPMRRVQIIYYLCRSGQLEHPHFMELAQFPHQPLRLKDVMDKLTLLRGKGMPALFSWSCKRNYKNGYVWNDLSESDVIYPSDGVEYVLKGSEIFPGCSSAVAGERFQHLRVTDRSPTKPPLALPHSHKQYVDAYRDDAGEDPEDDELGYPYHRRAAAARLGGPNKPVSARTNRGHPVELPVEETSPPSSTSSDKPPPPQQAGRCDEAEPNRTGSMLLQLIACGAVTAGPAKCGGRADPRRSCGLVSRLSSRAGAEDDDEEEAAGGELSRRFGRMGAEEKEYFSGSIIVDSGGRGTPLPASSLKRSNSYTEERGSRLGAGVIGEGTADGRIGGEEGMMRGRCIPGRKRQPQHQK from the exons ATGGAGGCGGCGGGAGAGGGGAGGAAGCTCCATCACCACGCCGGCGGCGGCAGGGCGCAGATGGAGGCGAGCCCGGAGCGCGGCAGGCCGGCGTACGCGTCGGCGGTGACGGCGAGGTCCGCGCCGGCGAGGCCCATGAGGCGGGTGCAGATCATCTACTACCTCTGCCGCAGCGGCCAGCTCGAGCACCCGCACTTCATGGAGCTCGCGCAGTTTCCCCACCAGCCGCTCCGCCTCAAAG ATGTGATGGACAAGCTGACGCTGCTGAGGGGGAAAGGCATGCCCGCTCTCTTCTCATGGTCTTGCAAGAG GAACTACAAGAACGGCTACGTGTGGAACGACCTCTCGGAGAGCGACGTGATATATCCGTCCGACGGCGTGGAGTACGTCCTCAAGGGCTCCGAGATCTTCCCCGGCTGTTCTTCCG CCGTTGCAGGGGAGCGGTTCCAGCACCTCCGCGTGACGGACAGGTCGCCGACCAAGCCCCCGCTGGCCCTCCCGCACAGCCACAAGCAGTACGTGGACGCCTACCGGGACGACGCCGGCGAGGACCCCGAGGACGACGAGCTCGGGTACCCGTACCACCGGCGTGCCGCCGCGGCTAGGCTGGGCGGGCCGAACAAGCCCGTCTCGGCCCGCACCAACCGTGGCCACCCCGTGGAGCTGCCCGTCGAGGAGACCTCGCCGCCGTCCTCGACGTCCTCcgacaagccgccgccgccgcagcaggcGGGCCGCTGCGACGAGGCCGAGCCGAACAGGACCGGGTCGATGCTCCTGCAGCTCATCGCGTGCGGGGCGGTCACCGCCGGTCCGGCCAAGTGCGGCGGCCGGGCCGATCCGAGGCGGAGCTGCGGCCTGGTGAGCCGGCTGTCGTCCCGCGCCGGcgcggaggacgacgacgaggaggaggcggcgggcggcgagctgagccggcggttcggccgcatgggggcggaggagaaggagtacttcAGCGGCAGCATCATCGTGGACAGCGGCGGCAGGGGCACCCCGCTGCCTGCTTCCTCGCTCAAACGCTCCAACTCGTACACCGAGGAGAG GGGCTCGAGGCTTGGCGCGGGGGTGATCGGCGAGGGGACGGCGGATGGGCGCATCGGAGGGGAGGAGGGGATGATGAGGGGAAGGTGCATCCCGGGCAGGAAGAGGCAGCCGCAGCACCAGAAATAG